In Paenibacillus larvae subsp. larvae, the following proteins share a genomic window:
- a CDS encoding DUF350 domain-containing protein: MNNEVDRLFDNPYLSVLAVFSVVVVALVVFLTIFEVVTKYNDWEEIKKGNVSVAMATGGKIFGICNVFRFAILNNDTIIRSLIWAGYGFILLLVSYFIFEFLTPYFKIDDEIKRDNRAVGFLSMLISISVSYVIGACVT; this comes from the coding sequence ATGAATAATGAGGTGGATCGCTTGTTTGATAATCCCTACTTAAGCGTTCTCGCTGTTTTTTCTGTGGTCGTCGTGGCTTTGGTGGTGTTCTTAACCATCTTTGAGGTTGTCACCAAGTACAATGATTGGGAAGAAATTAAAAAAGGGAATGTATCCGTAGCAATGGCAACGGGAGGCAAAATATTTGGTATCTGCAATGTATTCCGTTTTGCCATTTTAAATAATGATACAATAATCCGATCCTTAATTTGGGCTGGCTATGGCTTTATCCTGCTTTTGGTCTCCTACTTTATTTTTGAATTTTTGACGCCATACTTTAAAATAGATGATGAGATCAAGCGGGACAACAGAGCCGTTGGTTTTTTATCTATGTTGATTTCCATTTCAGTTTCTTACGTGATAGGAGCATGTGTGACATAA
- a CDS encoding cupredoxin domain-containing protein, which translates to MKKLIILLAVAALILALAACGEKEQPAAEPQNAEQEITIKAKNFAFDQPEYHVKKGKSVKVTLVSEEGIHGVSIKDYKINLDSKKSSQVFTPVKEGNFSIVCSIPCGTGHGDMKATLVVE; encoded by the coding sequence TTGAAAAAATTGATTATTTTGCTGGCCGTTGCCGCTCTTATCCTTGCTTTAGCAGCTTGCGGAGAAAAAGAGCAGCCTGCCGCTGAACCACAAAACGCGGAGCAGGAAATTACAATAAAAGCTAAAAACTTCGCTTTCGACCAGCCTGAATACCATGTGAAAAAAGGCAAATCCGTCAAAGTAACGCTTGTTTCCGAAGAAGGGATTCATGGGGTAAGCATAAAGGATTATAAAATAAATCTTGACAGCAAAAAATCCAGTCAGGTTTTTACTCCTGTTAAAGAAGGAAACTTCTCCATTGTATGCAGCATTCCTTGTGGAACGGGGCATGGGGATATGAAAGCAACACTCGTTGTGGAATAA
- the pheT gene encoding phenylalanine--tRNA ligase subunit beta, with the protein MKVSYKWLSEYLDVTGYTAEELAEKYTRSGVEVDIVENRNLGVSGVVVGYVKTKEKHPDADKLNLCTVDAGQGEDLQIVCGAKNVDAGEKVPVALIGAQLPGGLKIKRAKLRGVESQGMICSARELGLNDKLLPKEIQEGILVLPENLEVGRSILDVLDLDDKVLELDLTPNRSDCLSMLGAAYEMGAILGKPVKEPDVEASLASRKGMTKAEETISVEITAREQCSHYAARLIEGVTISASPLWLKNRLMAAGIRPINNIVDVTNYVMLEYGQPLHAFDADQLTNGHLDVRLAREGETIVSLDDVERKLQPDMLVITDGTKPVAIAGVMGGTNSEVTEGTARILLESARFSGSSVRKTSRQLGLRSESSLRFEKEVNPEGVIPALNRAASLIAELSGGKIAEGIVETRVSEPEPVHIELSINKVNAYLGTELVKEDMNRVLDRLHFTYEESGADSVLVHVPSRRRDISRDVDLIEEVARLYGYDSIPTTLMSGVTTPGSLTDDQRIRRAIRNELTQTGLHEVITYTFTHLQQMNTLPVLFPDAKPVSLAMPMSEERSILRTSLLPQLLEVAAYNRNRNIEDVSIFEIGSAFVTGQEKVTDQPQEIVLLSMLMTGKRHGAHWREKAATVDFYDLKGAFERVTNYLGITGIEYCAEAPEGYHPGRTAGVYLHTGDGKRKIGRIGQLHPVLQKQKDLADTYVLEVELTPLIEQAGFKIAYKLLPKYPAISRDIAVVVSTEVPVADMQQVIRQTAGDLLEELTVFDVYTGVHVGEGKKSIAFSLIYRHPERTLQDNEVTELHGRVVNALEASFHAELRK; encoded by the coding sequence GTAAAAACGAAGGAAAAGCATCCGGACGCGGACAAGCTGAATCTGTGCACGGTGGATGCCGGACAAGGTGAAGACCTGCAAATCGTGTGCGGCGCTAAAAATGTGGATGCAGGCGAGAAAGTTCCGGTTGCCTTGATAGGAGCACAGCTCCCCGGAGGGCTTAAGATCAAACGTGCCAAGCTGCGCGGGGTCGAGTCCCAGGGAATGATCTGTTCTGCAAGAGAGCTGGGTCTCAACGATAAGCTGCTCCCTAAAGAAATTCAGGAAGGAATTCTCGTTCTTCCGGAGAATCTGGAGGTTGGCCGTTCCATCCTGGACGTATTGGACCTCGACGACAAGGTACTGGAATTGGACTTGACGCCCAACCGTTCTGATTGTCTTAGCATGCTGGGAGCCGCTTATGAGATGGGAGCTATTCTGGGCAAGCCGGTGAAGGAGCCGGACGTTGAGGCAAGTCTTGCTTCCCGAAAAGGGATGACAAAGGCAGAGGAAACTATCTCAGTTGAAATAACAGCCAGGGAGCAATGCTCGCATTATGCAGCCAGGCTGATTGAGGGAGTAACCATCTCTGCCTCTCCGCTTTGGCTGAAAAACCGGCTGATGGCAGCGGGTATCCGGCCAATCAACAACATCGTGGATGTAACGAATTATGTCATGCTGGAATACGGTCAGCCATTACATGCGTTTGATGCGGACCAGCTTACGAATGGACATTTAGATGTAAGACTTGCCCGTGAAGGGGAAACAATTGTTAGCCTGGATGATGTGGAACGCAAGCTGCAGCCGGATATGCTGGTCATTACAGACGGGACCAAACCGGTAGCAATCGCTGGAGTTATGGGAGGAACCAATTCGGAAGTAACAGAAGGTACAGCGAGAATTCTGCTTGAATCTGCCAGATTTTCCGGAAGCTCTGTAAGAAAAACATCCAGACAGTTAGGGCTTCGATCGGAATCCAGCTTGCGTTTCGAGAAAGAAGTGAACCCCGAAGGAGTCATTCCTGCACTAAACCGTGCTGCTTCCCTGATCGCAGAATTAAGTGGAGGGAAAATCGCCGAAGGCATTGTGGAAACACGTGTATCAGAACCAGAGCCTGTGCATATTGAACTGAGCATAAATAAAGTGAATGCTTATCTGGGAACTGAATTGGTTAAAGAAGACATGAACCGGGTTCTGGACCGGCTGCATTTTACGTATGAGGAAAGCGGGGCAGACAGTGTGCTGGTTCATGTCCCCAGCCGCCGCAGGGATATTTCCCGGGATGTGGATCTGATTGAAGAAGTGGCACGTTTATATGGATATGATAGTATCCCGACTACTTTGATGAGTGGAGTGACAACACCAGGCTCCTTGACTGATGATCAGCGTATCCGCCGTGCAATCAGAAACGAGCTTACACAAACCGGGCTTCACGAAGTGATCACATATACCTTTACACATTTGCAGCAAATGAACACCCTTCCCGTTCTATTTCCCGATGCAAAACCGGTCTCATTGGCGATGCCTATGAGTGAAGAGCGCAGCATACTTCGTACCAGCCTGCTTCCGCAACTTCTGGAAGTGGCTGCCTACAACAGGAACCGGAATATCGAAGATGTATCCATTTTTGAGATAGGCAGCGCATTTGTCACCGGACAGGAAAAAGTGACAGATCAGCCGCAGGAAATCGTACTTTTGTCCATGCTTATGACAGGGAAACGTCATGGGGCTCATTGGAGGGAAAAGGCCGCTACCGTAGACTTCTATGATTTGAAGGGCGCTTTTGAGCGGGTCACCAATTATCTTGGCATCACAGGAATCGAGTATTGTGCTGAAGCCCCGGAAGGCTACCATCCGGGACGTACAGCCGGGGTTTACTTGCATACCGGAGACGGAAAACGTAAAATTGGGAGAATAGGACAACTTCATCCGGTATTGCAGAAGCAAAAAGATCTGGCAGACACCTACGTACTTGAGGTGGAGCTAACTCCTTTGATCGAGCAAGCCGGTTTCAAGATCGCTTACAAGCTCCTGCCTAAATATCCGGCAATTAGCCGTGACATTGCGGTGGTTGTGAGTACGGAAGTGCCTGTGGCTGACATGCAGCAGGTAATCCGGCAGACAGCCGGGGATCTTCTTGAGGAATTGACTGTGTTTGATGTATACACAGGCGTCCATGTAGGCGAAGGGAAAAAGAGCATAGCCTTCTCTTTGATTTACCGTCATCCGGAAAGAACCTTGCAAGACAACGAGGTAACAGAATTGCATGGACGTGTGGTCAACGCCCTGGAAGCGTCTTTCCATGCTGAATTAAGAAAATAA
- a CDS encoding phage holin family protein, protein MHLIGHLVRFIVSALVLIVVGWIVPGFSTGGFWSAFFLALVIAVAGWIIEGIFGKKITPFGRGIVGFLVSALVIWGAQFIVGGVHASIIGALLAALVIGIIDLFIPVATPFKHNLNGDERKD, encoded by the coding sequence ATGCATCTGATTGGTCATCTTGTCCGGTTTATTGTATCAGCTTTGGTACTAATTGTCGTTGGGTGGATTGTCCCCGGATTTTCTACCGGTGGTTTCTGGAGTGCTTTTTTTCTGGCACTTGTTATTGCGGTAGCTGGTTGGATCATTGAAGGAATATTCGGTAAAAAGATTACTCCTTTCGGCCGGGGGATCGTTGGCTTTCTGGTCAGCGCCCTTGTCATCTGGGGAGCCCAGTTTATCGTAGGAGGCGTCCATGCCTCGATTATTGGTGCTTTGTTGGCTGCGCTTGTGATTGGGATTATCGACTTGTTCATTCCTGTGGCAACTCCGTTTAAGCATAATTTAAATGGAGACGAGCGTAAAGACTGA
- a CDS encoding endonuclease MutS2 produces MKTKILATMEFDKIIDQLKNHAATSLGKSKAEEIQPSGDFGRVKQQLKETDEAFQVERLKGSAPFGGIRDIRPSLKRAELGGMLNPVELLDIANTITGCRRLAKFLLAFHEDVEVPLLVGMAEQISDQKQVEDRIKQCIDDQGNVLDSASPELNRIRSEVRTGEACVRERLEQMIRNSSIQKMLQDVLVTIRNDRYVIPVKQEYRSSIGGIIHDQSASGATLFIEPEAIVSMNNKLRELKLKEEVEIEKILRTLTAEAAEVADMLLADVEVAGELDFIFAKAGLAATLKATLPIMNDRRYIKIKKGRHPLISREQVVPTDIELGNRYTTIIVTGPNTGGKTVSLKTLGLLSLMAMSGLFVPAEDGSQFCVFDAIYADIGDEQSIEQNLSTFSSHMTNIIGILRKMTPKSLVLLDELGAGTDPAEGSALAIAILEHIHRIGCRMIATTHYSELKAYAYDREGVINASMEFDVQTLSPTYRLLIGVPGRSNAFAIAERLGLARSIIESAKGQVAQEDQRVETMIATLEENRLAAEAERESAEQLRREVEEQRRKLGAQQARFAEQRDKLLEKAEREAQEALAKARREADEVIADLRRLAKSGEAGIKEHMLIEAKHRLGEAAPDLRSKQPTFAKERRAAEVEPGDEVRVISLGQNGHIVELAGDTEAVVQLGIMKMKVKRDDLEKLSSLEPKKQVSRPSATVKRSREDHARTELDLRGLNVEEAIIEIDRFLDESFLAGFGQVYLIHGKGTGVLRTGVQDFLRRNKHVKSFRIGNYNEGGTGVTVVELK; encoded by the coding sequence GTGAAGACAAAAATATTAGCAACGATGGAATTTGATAAAATTATAGACCAATTAAAAAATCACGCAGCTACTTCTTTAGGTAAATCCAAAGCCGAAGAAATTCAACCGAGTGGCGATTTTGGCAGGGTGAAACAGCAGCTGAAAGAGACGGATGAGGCTTTTCAAGTTGAACGTTTAAAAGGTTCTGCCCCGTTCGGAGGAATCCGCGATATCCGTCCTTCGCTGAAAAGGGCTGAACTTGGGGGAATGCTTAATCCGGTGGAACTTCTCGATATTGCCAATACCATTACTGGCTGCCGGAGACTGGCTAAATTTCTGCTTGCTTTCCATGAAGATGTTGAGGTGCCTTTACTTGTCGGCATGGCCGAACAGATTTCGGATCAAAAACAGGTTGAAGACCGTATCAAGCAGTGCATAGATGATCAGGGAAACGTTTTGGATAGTGCGAGTCCGGAATTAAACCGGATACGCAGCGAAGTCCGTACTGGTGAAGCCTGTGTCAGGGAGCGGCTTGAACAGATGATACGAAACTCTTCCATCCAAAAAATGCTTCAGGATGTACTGGTTACGATCCGTAATGACCGGTATGTTATTCCGGTCAAACAGGAATACCGCTCCAGTATCGGCGGTATCATTCATGACCAGTCTGCTTCAGGAGCCACGCTGTTTATTGAGCCGGAAGCTATAGTATCCATGAATAATAAACTCCGTGAACTGAAACTGAAAGAAGAGGTTGAAATTGAAAAAATTCTCCGGACTTTAACGGCTGAAGCAGCTGAGGTGGCAGATATGCTGCTGGCTGATGTAGAGGTAGCGGGGGAACTTGATTTTATTTTTGCCAAAGCGGGTCTGGCGGCAACTCTTAAGGCTACCCTTCCTATAATGAATGATCGGCGATATATCAAAATCAAAAAGGGCCGGCACCCTCTTATCTCGAGAGAGCAAGTAGTACCGACCGATATCGAACTGGGGAATCGCTATACTACCATAATTGTGACTGGTCCGAATACCGGAGGGAAGACTGTTTCGTTGAAAACGCTTGGATTGCTTAGCCTAATGGCAATGTCCGGTTTGTTTGTCCCCGCTGAAGACGGAAGCCAGTTTTGTGTTTTTGATGCTATTTATGCTGATATCGGGGATGAGCAGAGCATTGAGCAAAATTTAAGTACCTTCTCCAGCCATATGACCAATATTATTGGCATTCTTCGGAAAATGACCCCGAAAAGTCTGGTTTTGCTGGATGAACTTGGAGCCGGGACAGACCCGGCGGAAGGTTCAGCGTTGGCCATAGCCATTCTTGAACATATCCATCGAATAGGATGCAGGATGATTGCGACGACTCACTACAGTGAGCTAAAAGCCTATGCTTATGACCGGGAAGGGGTCATCAATGCAAGCATGGAATTTGATGTTCAGACTTTAAGCCCCACTTACCGATTGCTTATCGGAGTTCCCGGCCGAAGCAATGCCTTTGCCATTGCCGAACGTCTGGGGCTTGCACGTTCGATTATAGAAAGTGCAAAAGGGCAAGTTGCACAGGAAGACCAACGTGTAGAGACGATGATCGCCACGCTTGAAGAAAACCGCCTGGCAGCAGAAGCGGAGCGTGAAAGTGCCGAGCAGCTTCGCCGCGAGGTTGAGGAGCAGCGGCGTAAACTGGGAGCCCAGCAGGCCAGATTTGCGGAACAGCGGGATAAACTGCTGGAAAAGGCCGAGCGCGAGGCTCAAGAGGCTTTGGCTAAGGCCCGCAGGGAAGCGGATGAAGTAATTGCGGACTTGCGGCGTCTGGCCAAATCAGGGGAAGCCGGGATCAAAGAACATATGCTTATAGAAGCCAAGCACCGCCTCGGCGAGGCAGCACCCGATCTGCGTTCCAAACAGCCGACGTTTGCCAAGGAGCGCAGGGCGGCGGAGGTTGAGCCGGGGGATGAGGTTCGCGTGATTTCACTCGGCCAAAATGGCCATATCGTAGAACTGGCCGGGGACACAGAAGCTGTGGTACAGCTTGGGATCATGAAAATGAAAGTGAAACGCGATGACTTGGAAAAGCTCTCCTCTCTTGAACCAAAAAAACAAGTATCCCGGCCTTCAGCCACTGTAAAGCGATCCCGTGAAGACCATGCACGTACGGAACTGGATCTGCGGGGCCTTAATGTAGAGGAGGCCATTATCGAGATTGACCGTTTTCTGGACGAATCGTTCCTTGCCGGATTTGGCCAGGTGTATCTTATTCACGGGAAAGGTACGGGAGTGCTGAGAACGGGTGTACAAGATTTCCTGCGCAGGAACAAGCATGTGAAGAGTTTTCGAATAGGAAATTACAACGAAGGCGGAACAGGGGTTACTGTAGTGGAGTTAAAATAA
- the zapA gene encoding cell division protein ZapA, which produces MSAEEKTRIVVDIYGIPYKIVASTSPAYIKKIAAMVNNQMVQISEKDPRLDTPRIAVLAAVNAFDDALTMRDKLENLEHEYKNKLREQAGYAKTLQAEIEKLDKEKLDLSKQLEQQGKQIGEIAQREEKLKEELKQTKQNLEVLRKQLSEVQTAKELAGKEKEKALEHVESLKKELAAGKNQHEETLQREQNLKEELSKLKIEAADRKKALEEEKHRSKELSGRIELLETDLEQSDADKETMRLKLEEEIELTASLREENGQLQREFNRIQEEAGKETAKLAEAVKREETMRSELGQTKISLESSRNKWIQAKQQLEDQRKETADLKKEIESLRQSLSAEQKQTQQLQQRKEQLREQLATAESSVEKTKEELASKERRAAEMGQRETKLREQLAKAEANAQEMEQKLREELRKAQEAEKRAVKQLEASQRETVEAKRELASQKERAAEMAQRETKLREQLAQAETDAKEMEQKLREELFKAEEAVAEINKQLEASQREAAEAKRELASKEQRAAELEQEGLELLEKLEAAEELLRNVEQQSGEIQTAAEQEVARVRTQLAQVQRESERTNNELLSQQQYNAELKQRIVELEEQGAQARERIKQVLEEGQVELGSVRSALQRTRDQIKAVEREAASVRQELKAEQQRAAELEQEGLELLEKLEAAEKSVSRTEENARLKVEEAQQEAMRVRGQLSEALRDKEGIQQALAEEQQRYADLEQQEKEIRKELSGLQEHADNLAQELDVHQQLIEEQAQTELKLCRELKGVRQSNNELKEQMNVKQGQLDKAFKETKKLQVDLESAKNNEGTYREELANLKQELDKQAVLEKELRDGLAAVKDERDRLQQEIRMLHQMAEQQVIQEQEVRQELQQVWEEREAMKRVMEQLQKEAAAGSETQENHHLLVEELTCEKQELLEEIERKKREEQRVVQELNQVQSDYSKLQDEYTKLQTEYNEWIQLIMEEEPNN; this is translated from the coding sequence GTGAGTGCGGAGGAAAAGACCCGAATAGTCGTTGATATATATGGAATCCCATACAAAATAGTAGCCAGCACCAGCCCGGCTTATATTAAAAAAATCGCCGCCATGGTCAATAACCAAATGGTGCAGATCTCTGAAAAAGATCCGCGGCTGGATACTCCGCGTATCGCGGTATTGGCGGCTGTTAATGCATTTGATGATGCTTTGACCATGCGGGACAAGCTGGAAAATCTGGAGCATGAATATAAAAATAAACTTCGCGAACAGGCAGGTTATGCCAAAACGCTGCAGGCAGAAATTGAAAAATTGGACAAGGAAAAACTGGATTTGTCCAAGCAGTTGGAACAGCAGGGGAAGCAGATAGGGGAAATTGCCCAGCGAGAAGAAAAGCTGAAAGAGGAGCTTAAACAAACAAAACAAAATCTGGAAGTGCTGCGCAAACAGCTTTCTGAAGTTCAGACTGCCAAAGAATTGGCCGGAAAAGAGAAAGAGAAAGCGTTGGAGCACGTGGAAAGCCTGAAAAAGGAACTTGCTGCCGGCAAAAACCAACATGAGGAGACTCTTCAGAGAGAGCAGAATCTGAAGGAGGAACTATCGAAGCTTAAAATAGAGGCAGCGGATCGTAAAAAAGCTTTAGAGGAAGAAAAACACCGTTCTAAGGAACTGAGTGGCCGAATTGAGCTTTTGGAAACAGATCTGGAACAATCCGATGCGGATAAAGAGACTATGCGTCTTAAACTAGAAGAGGAAATTGAACTAACAGCCAGCTTGAGGGAAGAAAACGGACAGCTTCAGCGTGAATTTAACCGGATACAGGAAGAAGCAGGAAAAGAAACTGCCAAATTGGCAGAGGCGGTTAAGAGAGAAGAAACAATGCGCAGTGAATTGGGCCAGACGAAAATAAGTCTGGAAAGTTCACGAAACAAATGGATACAGGCCAAACAGCAGCTGGAGGATCAGCGCAAGGAAACAGCGGATTTAAAGAAGGAAATAGAAAGCTTGAGGCAGTCCTTGTCTGCTGAACAGAAGCAAACGCAACAGCTTCAGCAAAGAAAAGAACAGCTGCGTGAGCAATTGGCAACGGCAGAGTCATCGGTGGAAAAAACAAAGGAGGAGCTGGCGTCCAAGGAACGGCGGGCTGCAGAGATGGGACAGCGGGAGACGAAGCTGCGTGAGCAGTTGGCTAAAGCAGAAGCGAATGCGCAGGAGATGGAGCAGAAGCTGCGTGAAGAGCTGCGCAAAGCGCAGGAAGCTGAGAAGAGAGCCGTCAAACAGTTGGAAGCCTCGCAAAGGGAAACAGTAGAAGCAAAGCGGGAACTGGCATCGCAGAAGGAGCGAGCTGCAGAGATGGCGCAGCGGGAGACAAAGCTGCGTGAACAGCTGGCTCAAGCGGAAACGGACGCAAAGGAAATGGAGCAGAAGCTGCGTGAAGAGCTGTTTAAGGCAGAGGAAGCCGTGGCCGAGATAAACAAACAGTTGGAGGCTTCGCAGAGGGAAGCGGCAGAAGCCAAGCGTGAGCTGGCGTCTAAGGAGCAGCGTGCTGCCGAGCTTGAACAGGAAGGGCTCGAGCTGCTTGAGAAACTGGAAGCGGCCGAAGAATTGCTCCGTAATGTTGAACAGCAATCGGGTGAAATTCAAACAGCTGCTGAACAAGAAGTGGCTCGCGTTCGTACTCAACTGGCCCAAGTTCAGCGTGAATCGGAACGGACAAACAATGAACTCCTGTCACAGCAGCAATATAACGCCGAATTGAAACAACGGATAGTGGAGCTTGAAGAACAAGGGGCTCAGGCCAGGGAGCGCATAAAGCAAGTCCTGGAGGAAGGACAGGTAGAACTCGGTAGTGTCCGGTCTGCTCTTCAAAGAACCAGAGACCAAATTAAAGCAGTTGAGCGTGAAGCTGCGTCTGTCCGCCAAGAACTGAAAGCCGAACAGCAGCGTGCTGCTGAGCTTGAACAGGAAGGCCTTGAACTGCTTGAGAAACTGGAAGCGGCCGAGAAGTCAGTCAGCCGGACAGAAGAGAATGCACGCTTGAAAGTGGAAGAAGCGCAGCAGGAAGCGATGCGGGTCAGGGGGCAGCTATCGGAGGCGTTGCGCGACAAGGAAGGGATTCAACAAGCTCTCGCAGAGGAGCAGCAGCGCTACGCTGACCTGGAACAGCAGGAAAAGGAAATCCGTAAAGAGCTATCAGGCCTTCAGGAACATGCAGATAATCTGGCACAAGAACTGGATGTGCATCAACAACTGATTGAGGAACAGGCTCAGACGGAATTGAAGCTTTGCCGGGAACTGAAAGGAGTCCGTCAATCTAATAATGAGCTCAAGGAACAGATGAATGTCAAACAAGGCCAATTAGATAAAGCATTTAAAGAAACCAAAAAATTGCAGGTTGACTTGGAATCCGCTAAAAACAACGAGGGAACTTATAGGGAAGAATTAGCTAACCTTAAGCAGGAGCTTGACAAGCAGGCGGTTCTGGAAAAAGAACTCCGTGACGGGCTGGCCGCAGTAAAAGATGAAAGAGATCGCCTGCAGCAGGAGATCAGAATGCTTCATCAAATGGCGGAACAGCAGGTGATTCAGGAGCAGGAAGTCAGACAGGAACTTCAGCAGGTTTGGGAAGAACGGGAAGCGATGAAGAGGGTGATGGAACAGCTTCAGAAAGAGGCTGCAGCCGGTTCTGAAACGCAAGAAAATCATCATCTTCTGGTAGAAGAGCTGACTTGCGAGAAACAAGAACTGCTCGAAGAAATCGAACGAAAGAAACGGGAAGAACAGCGCGTCGTACAGGAGCTGAATCAGGTCCAGTCGGATTATAGTAAGCTGCAGGATGAATATACAAAACTGCAGACGGAATATAACGAGTGGATCCAGCTTATTATGGAAGAGGAGCCTAACAACTAA
- a CDS encoding PspA/IM30 family protein: MGIFKRLRDLTMASINDLLDKAEDPVKMLNQFLRDMEQDIQEAEVAVAKQIAIEKKFKQQYEEAQEMVEKRSEQAMKALEQGNEDLARRALQDKKEHQERFDEMKRQYDMAKTNADRLRNQVAEMKEEFGKMKNKRDTLVARAESAKAQKQINQAMSGFGTDNAAKGFDRMSEKVLQLEAEAEASSEIRGSSKSLDDELDQLSKNDGVEDELAALKTQLAAKK; this comes from the coding sequence ATGGGTATTTTTAAAAGATTACGTGACTTAACAATGGCTTCTATCAATGATCTGCTGGACAAAGCAGAAGACCCGGTAAAAATGCTGAATCAGTTTCTTCGTGATATGGAACAGGATATTCAAGAAGCTGAGGTCGCGGTTGCCAAGCAAATTGCAATTGAGAAAAAATTTAAGCAGCAGTATGAAGAAGCCCAGGAAATGGTTGAAAAACGCAGCGAGCAGGCTATGAAGGCTCTTGAACAAGGTAACGAGGATCTGGCCCGCCGCGCGCTTCAAGATAAGAAAGAGCATCAGGAACGCTTTGATGAAATGAAACGCCAATATGACATGGCCAAAACAAATGCGGACCGTCTGCGCAATCAGGTTGCCGAAATGAAAGAAGAATTCGGTAAAATGAAAAATAAAAGGGATACTCTGGTAGCCCGTGCCGAATCGGCAAAAGCCCAAAAGCAAATTAACCAGGCCATGAGCGGATTTGGTACCGACAATGCGGCCAAAGGTTTCGACCGTATGTCTGAAAAAGTACTTCAATTGGAAGCGGAAGCCGAAGCAAGCAGTGAGATTCGCGGCTCCAGCAAGAGCTTGGATGACGAACTCGATCAACTGAGCAAAAATGATGGTGTGGAAGATGAACTTGCTGCTCTTAAAACCCAGCTGGCTGCAAAAAAATAA
- a CDS encoding CvpA family protein, whose amino-acid sequence MNMLDLILLLIVAGCVILGYVRGLINQLLSIAGLFAAFLIAYLYHRDLAPYLLEKLPLSSFENYNNYEFLIKGLHLDIYAANVLAFALLFFGVKIVLSIVKRILNGIAYLPGLNFLNRTLGAAFGLLEGVLIVVILVNVMTIIPSDNMQSQLAGSSLAPYILEQFPALTGKLHEHWKSF is encoded by the coding sequence ATGAATATGCTTGATTTAATTTTACTGCTTATTGTGGCAGGATGTGTTATCCTGGGTTACGTACGTGGACTGATCAATCAGCTTTTGTCTATTGCCGGCTTATTTGCCGCTTTCCTTATTGCCTATTTATACCACAGGGACCTGGCACCTTATTTGTTAGAAAAACTGCCATTATCCTCATTCGAAAATTACAACAATTATGAATTTCTGATCAAAGGTCTTCATTTGGACATATATGCAGCTAATGTACTTGCATTTGCCCTGTTGTTTTTCGGGGTCAAAATAGTACTTTCCATTGTTAAAAGAATTCTTAACGGAATAGCTTATCTGCCCGGCCTGAATTTTCTAAACCGGACTTTGGGGGCAGCATTTGGATTGCTGGAAGGAGTTCTCATTGTGGTTATTCTTGTTAATGTGATGACGATCATTCCTTCTGATAACATGCAATCACAATTAGCCGGATCCAGCCTGGCCCCTTATATCCTGGAACAATTCCCGGCACTGACCGGAAAGCTTCATGAACACTGGAAATCCTTCTGA